CCCGGCCCTCCGCTGCTTCCAGCGCTGCCTTGGCCGCATCCGCCGGGGAGATGGTCTGGAACCTCGCGCCCTTGAAGACAGGGATCAGCCCCAAACGGGAACCGGCTCCAAAGACCATTGCCACCAGGCTGTGGAACTGGGTGGCCCGCACCACTACGCTCTCCAGCCCGGAGTCGGCGTAGGCCCGCTCCTTTGAAGCTTTGGATACGTAGTAGGGATACGTGCTGCGATCGCAATTGATGATCGACAACACCACGGCCCTGCCCGCCCCGGCATCGCGCGCTGCCTGAGCAAGCCGGGCACCGCCGTCGGCGAACTGCTTCCGTGCCTTGCCGAATTGCCCCTCCAGGCAGTCGATCACGACGTCGGCACCCGCCACTGCGGCATCCAAGCCAACACCGGTGGTGACGTCGCCCGCGAAGTAGGTGGCGCCGTCGTGATGCGTGGACGATCCAGGGGACGGCACGTGGCGGCTCAACACCCTGACGGTGTGGCCTGCTGCCAAGGCGAGCCGAACGACTTCGCGACCAACCTGACCGGTTCCGCCCGCAACGCAAAGAACCGCCATTGGCCTAGGCGCGCCGGCGTTGGAGGACGTCGTCGAGGTTGCTCAGGGCGCTCTGTCCCTTGACGGCGGTACGGGCCGGCCCTGCAGCCTCCTGCTGGACGGCACCCTGCTTGAGCACAGGCTTGCCCACCGGCTTGGGGGCCTCAGGCAGGTCCAAGGGCTCAGGGGCGGGACGGTTCGCCTTGGCCGCGCCCACGTACGTGGGCTTGGGGATCTCAACCGGTTCCCAGGGAGTTCCCTCGTTCCCGGCGGACGTTTCTGCCGACTTATCACCTGCTGCCACGGCAACTGCAAGTGCCGCTTGCCGGAGTTCCAAGGCAGAAAGCCGTGGCGTTTCCGGTTTGTCCGCTTCCGCATCAAAAACGGGAGTTTCCTTGGCCTCGTTAATGGGCTCCTTGGGCAGGTACCTGGCCGGCGTGGGAATCCGCGTGGCCTGTGCCGCGCGGCGGGCGCGCCGTTCACGGAGATCACGCAGGGCCAGCTTCCGCAAGACGACCACGGCCAGGACGGCACCGATGAACGACACCAAAGGCAACCAGAAGGAGCCTTGGCCGAAGAGGGTGAACACCCCCGAGACGGCGGCAGTGACCAGCAATATCAAACCGGCCAGGGCAAGGGTCAACCTTGCGTAGCGGATGGTAAACGGCGTGTTGGGCGTAGCCCGGGGAGACGACTCAGCCACACGGGATTCCTGGGGCGACGCCTGTGCTTTGCTGTGCATGGTCTCCATCGGTTTCTCCTGCTGAGGTGCCACGGTAAAGACCACCCCTGCCTGCGTTTCGTCTGGCTTGTCCTCGAATACCTCACCCGGCACGGTGGCCGTTTGGACCTGCGTCCGTTTGCTCCGAAGAACATAGGGCGCCACCCACACCATCCACAGCGCAACAGTGACAACGAGTATCACTGAGCTGCTGAGAGGGAAGTCCACATTCAAAACCGTAGAAGCAAATCGTCAGGTGCTGCGGCATTGCCTGCGGTGTGTCGCTTGCGAGTCCCCAAATGATGGCCGCGAACGGGAAAAACGGCCTATGACCTGCCCGTTCTTCGTTCCAGCCAACCTCGCAGAAGTCCCTGCGGCACTTCCTCGGACGTCAGCGCGAAGGACCGGTGGTCCGCCCATTCACCATTGATGTGCAAGTACCTCTGCCGGTAGCCCTCGTCCCGGAATCCGAGCTTTTCCACCACGCGCAGGCTGGGCCCGTTCTCTGGACGGATGTTGATCTCCATCCGGTGCAATCCGAGCGCGCGGAAACAATGATCCGTAGCCATAGCCACCGCCGTTGGGGCAATCCCGCGCCCGGCGCGGTCCTTGTCCACCCAGTACCCCAGCGTGGCCATCATCGCCGATCCCCAAACGATCGAGGAGACGGTCAGCTGTCCCACGATGCGCGGCTCGCGGAAACCGGGAGTCCTTTCGGTGATCAGGAAAGGCAGTGCGGTAGCCTGCCTCGCCTGGTCATTAAGTGACGCCACCATCTGGCGGTAGCTTGGGAGCCGTCCGCCCGGAGCCGGATTGGATGCCTCCCACGGCGCGAGCCATTCACTGTTCCGCGTGCGGACCTCGGACCACTCCCGCTTGTCGCGGTACCGGATTGGCCGAAGTACGAGGTCTCCGCTTTCCAGCGTTACCGGCCAGATGGCAGAGCCGTACACCGCAGTTACTTGGGCAGGGAAGCCGTGAAGTCCGGCAGCCACTCGCGAAGCTCGGGACCGAGGTCTTCACGCTCGCAAGCAAGCTCGATGCAGGCTTTGAGGTAGCTCAGCTTGTCCCCGGTGTCATAACGGCGGCCGCGGAAGACCACGCCATAGACGCCGGATCCTTCGCCTTCTCCACGGGCCAGTACCTCAAGGGCGTCGGTCAACTGGATCTCGCCGCCGCGACCGGGAGCGGTGTTTTCCAGGACATCGAACACTGCCGGGTGCAGGACGTACCGGCCAATGACGGCCAGGTTGGAGGGTGCTTCTTCCGGGGACGGCTTCTCAACAAGCTGCTTGATGCGTACGTAGCCGTCTTCGTCGTTTTCCTCGACGTCGGCACAACCGTAGGCGCTGATCTTGGAGGGCTCCACCTCGATCAGGGCAACTACAGAGCCGCCGGTCTTCTGCTGCACGGCGATCATTTCGCTCAGGAGGTCGTCCTTGGGATCGATGAGGTCGTCACCGAGGAGCACGGCAAAGGGCTCGTGCCCCACATGCTGCTTTGCACGGAGCACAGCATGGCCCAAACCGTTGGGATCGCCTTGGCGGACGTAGTGGATGTCCCCGAGGTTGGTGGCGGACTGGATCGCCTCCAGCTTGGTGGTGTCCCCCTTCTCCGCAAGCGTGGCTTCAAGCGCCGGCACACGGTCGAAGTGATCCTCCAGGGCACGCTTGCTGCGGCCGGTGATCATGAGGACGTCGTGCAAGCCGACCTTGACTGCTTCTTCGACCACATACTGGATGGCGGGCTTGTCAACTACGGGCAGCATTTCCTTCGGCATTGCCTTCGTGGCAGGAAGGAACCTG
The Paenarthrobacter ureafaciens genome window above contains:
- the galU gene encoding UTP--glucose-1-phosphate uridylyltransferase GalU — translated: MTHHNNAVRKAVIPAAGLGTRFLPATKAMPKEMLPVVDKPAIQYVVEEAVKVGLHDVLMITGRSKRALEDHFDRVPALEATLAEKGDTTKLEAIQSATNLGDIHYVRQGDPNGLGHAVLRAKQHVGHEPFAVLLGDDLIDPKDDLLSEMIAVQQKTGGSVVALIEVEPSKISAYGCADVEENDEDGYVRIKQLVEKPSPEEAPSNLAVIGRYVLHPAVFDVLENTAPGRGGEIQLTDALEVLARGEGEGSGVYGVVFRGRRYDTGDKLSYLKACIELACEREDLGPELREWLPDFTASLPK
- a CDS encoding GNAT family N-acetyltransferase; the encoded protein is MYGSAIWPVTLESGDLVLRPIRYRDKREWSEVRTRNSEWLAPWEASNPAPGGRLPSYRQMVASLNDQARQATALPFLITERTPGFREPRIVGQLTVSSIVWGSAMMATLGYWVDKDRAGRGIAPTAVAMATDHCFRALGLHRMEINIRPENGPSLRVVEKLGFRDEGYRQRYLHINGEWADHRSFALTSEEVPQGLLRGWLERRTGRS
- a CDS encoding SDR family oxidoreductase; the encoded protein is MAVLCVAGGTGQVGREVVRLALAAGHTVRVLSRHVPSPGSSTHHDGATYFAGDVTTGVGLDAAVAGADVVIDCLEGQFGKARKQFADGGARLAQAARDAGAGRAVVLSIINCDRSTYPYYVSKASKERAYADSGLESVVVRATQFHSLVAMVFGAGSRLGLIPVFKGARFQTISPADAAKAALEAAEGR